The DNA segment CAGACGGTACCCCGCTCCCGCCCCGACACTGCTTTCCAGGCTGTGCTGCCACTGTCAGCAGCCCGGCAACTTCTGTGAATGTGTCTGGAAAGGACAATGCCATGCGCAAGCAATGGATGGCCGCTGCTGCGGCTGTGATGACCCTGGTGGGCGCTGCCCACGCCCAATCGACCGTGTCGGCCGATGCCGAAACCCTGCAAAAAGCCCATGTGCAGGCGGATCTGGAACTGTGGCACAAGGCTGGCATGAGCTTCATGCCGTCGCCGGCGCAGTTTCCGGAAGTGAAGTCCAGTCCCGAATACCGCCGGTACGAGCAGTTGCGCAACGGTCCTGCATTCCAGGAGACCGTCGCCAAGTACATGGGTGCCGTGCAGACCACGGCCCGCCAAGGCCAGGCCACAGCCCAGCCCTGAGAAAGTGACCAGGGTGTGAACCCACACCTTGGCCCTGGAGGCATGCAAGGCCACCAGCGGATCTGCGCAATGTGAACCGGGCTGTGTGCGCTGCTCTGGATCACGCGGATGACGCGGTGATTTGCATGGATTGCGCTGCCATCGGCAGCGCTTTTTTTTGGGGCGGCGCCAACGTGGATGTGCCTGGCCGGGTCGCCGTGGCGCATGCCGGTGCGGGGGAGGTGTCTCTCAGTCGTGCCAACGTCGGCAGCAGAAAGCCGCGCCCCCTGGGCCTTGGCCTGGTACCGGGTCTGGTCGGCAGACCCTGCAGGGGGGCGACAGAGCGCATGCCAGGGAGTGCTGCATGCATCTACCCAGGATTGCGGGCTGCCCAGCCTCAAGATGCCTCCTCCCCCTGCATGTTGTGCAGGAGCTGCTTAGGGTGTCAGCTGCGCGCGGTAGTGGTCTTGTATGGCGGCCATGGCCTGCAGCAGACCGTCCAGCGTGGGATTGGCGGGCTCGAGCTGGCGCAGTGCCGCCCAGCTGGCTTCCAGCGTGGACAGCTGACCTGGCTTGTGCGCCTTGCGGATGGCGTAGCGGCTGGCCGGCAGCTCCCGCAGCGGAAGGCGGGGCAGTTGTTGCAATGCCGGGTTGCGGTACAGCATCTTGCGGCTTTTGCGCCAGGTGCCGTCCAGCACCACCAGGCGCAGCACGGCGCCTGCAGGCAATGCGGCCAGATCGGCCATGTCCCAGGGCGGCGGCTCCAGCAGCGGCAGTGCCGGATCGGGCGG comes from the Comamonas terrigena NBRC 13299 genome and includes:
- a CDS encoding tRNA-uridine aminocarboxypropyltransferase encodes the protein MNTAPPSTRRAQCPDCLRPASACICACVQTVAHATQVLLLQHPLEVQHPKGTARLLHLCLPHSRMAQGECWPTDSLQALLQNAWPAAGDRQAEPAPALTLLLYPPSPPDPALPLLEPPPWDMADLAALPAGAVLRLVVLDGTWRKSRKMLYRNPALQQLPRLPLRELPASRYAIRKAHKPGQLSTLEASWAALRQLEPANPTLDGLLQAMAAIQDHYRAQLTP